The DNA region cagcacagaaaatctccaccgttggaattagttctcactccctcccgtgcgtggctttcccagggcgctggggctgcccagagactctgccctcggcccacagaaaggcctctgaccctgcctctctatggggcaacacgggcacccactctcagggcctaggaagaaatctctcgcccactaactgcgcgcacgccgaccaggagaccgggtaaaatggccgccccgcttgtctttctttgtttgggtttggcacgagtgttagcttgtattgcccgggttgccacaggatcagttttcctcggcttggatctccgtgccacagcctggttcggccatttgtgctgcggcctggatctattcaccccctttgcctgcctcagtttctatattcacagttaccagagaaagccgccctgtttaggttagtgaggaaggcggaacatttcttactccctatttccttcggggtttggttatatatttagccaatttttcacttgaccatacctttgggtgtattgcgaagcatctggaggctccaagtataggtttttctgtttctggttgaagatcttgttgagtttggggggagatttatcggtatcgcttcctaccctgccattactctgacgtcatcccatttttttatttttaaattacagttggcatacattattatattagttacaGGTATACACTCCATTGATTTAGagtgtatttatatacatatgtgaaATAATGTGAAAATTATTTAAGTATATGTCAAGTTACATATTTGAGTATAGTGTCACATATTTAAGTATAGTGTCAAGTTATACACCTGTATTATTTGGCAGTGTCAAAAGACTGAATATATTTGCAGTGACCATTATCATATCATGCACTGGTCatagatttgtttgttttcttacagcCTTGGCTGCTTTACTTCGAGATGGTGAGACTTTGGAGGAGCTTATGAAATTGTCTCCAGAAGAGCTTCTGCTTAGATGGGCAAACTTTCATTTGGAAAACTCGGGGTGGCAAAAAATCAATAACTTTAGTGCCGACATCAAGGTAAATGCAACTGTGCAAAGAGCCATACCACTGTGGGTGATGTAATGACTAAAGAGATTTCATCCCAGCTTAACAGAAGGAAAATCTTACCAGTTTATCACCAAGACTCGTTGCTTCTTGGCCCCAGTGGTAGATTTCAGTAGAGAAGTGGAGCCAAGTGAGGTGCGTGAGCACCAAGTCTAGCTTGCATTTTGTGGAAAAGGCTTAAGAGTATTACAGTCCTAGCATTTTATATTCTGCTTACTATTAAACATGGAGTATTAAGGAATGGGCCATGACTACTCTATTCCTAACTGTCTTTCCCAGGCGTCGGTGTACCTTTTAGTAAAGAccgagaagagagagagggcctCAAGATTCCCCTTccgttttttccccctctcctgtcATGTGTTCCTCCCTTTAGACACTGAGTTCTTGAGGGTACTGATGAGCCCTTATATATGTCTGTGTCTCCTAcctcagcccctgccccagtGCCCCCCTACGACATTCATCTTTGACACAATATTTAACACATAAAAAAACCGTAAACATTCCTTGTGTTAAATAGAATTCTGGAGTTCACTGCTCACTATGAGCAGCAGGGAAAACCAGCAAGGGAAGGAGACATTGGTAGCATTCATCTACCACATGGTGCCCTTGGCTTTTCAAGGAGAGAGGGCCAAAATTGTCATAGCAAATATCATGGAGTTCTCATTAACTGACTGCACTCTCTACCAAATCCAGATGTTGGGACAGGGAACAAACTCAGGGATCTTTACCAGATGTCACTGACCAACAGGCCTATGAAAACAATAGGCTGTGATCATATCAATTTGTTCAGTGGAATATTTGCACTACTGATTTCATCAGTGAAAATTATGGCTAGCCCCAAAATATCTAGACTGGTTGCCCTCACCCTTTCTTTGAACTTGCACACCATGTTTGGCCcagcatattttgttttatgcaTTAGCTGTTTTCCTGAAAACCATTCATAAGTGCATTGCATATTCTGCGATATATCTTAAATGTACAAAAGcaagtcttattttaaaatgaagcctGCCATGAACGTTTTTAAACGGCAACAAATTGTTCAGTAATGTGAaaagtaatttctaaaatattcataTTCAAGTTCAAATTTTTACCTGCAGAATGGAATGTAGTAAGTACAGACTCTGCTGGGTCTGTTCTTTACCTGTTTTTCTCAAATATATAGGATTAGGTTTTGTATTCTTTCTGCACTTTTAGTAAGTAGTTGTAAACCACAGCACTGTCACAACTGTCATGCACTATTAGAACAAGGAGAATCCTGTGCCCACTAATGGTAGGATCTGGGTTTACATTTCATGAATTACTTGAAAATGGCTTTCATGCACCTGATTTTACCCATGCTTAGAATAATTTAGAGTAATGGGCATCAAAACCACTTGGGTAGCTTATTTAAGATGCAGCTTTCTGGGTAGCTCCCAAAGAATCATCATAGTTTGTAGGTATGGGCTTGGATCCCATACTCAGCATTTAAACAACATCCCAAGGGAACAGGATGCACAAAATCTGCAGAGCTTACTGAGAAACATTCCTTCGTAGCCTGTCTGGACCATCAAGGCCCAGTAATAGCAAACTATCGTGGCTGAGAAGGCAGTCTTCAGATGTAGCAAGATTAAGGCATTGCGACTGCAATTCCTGTCCTCTGGTATTCCAGAGAGGGAAAATTTTACTTGATATGTATGTTGAAGACTCATATTAAGTGTTTACACTAGTATAATGATTTTCAAGCTGTGTTCTGTGGAGTGTCCACACAGCCTAAAGTCACCCAGCCCGTCTCCATTATGAGCAGTGCCACTTAGTTTTTGGAAGGGGGATTTCAAGTAAAAGTTCAAGTGCAAGAATTGAAGAGCTCAAAACAGACTTGGTTTTGGTTAAGTATATTCAGATTATAAAGGGTTAAATGTTCTTTCTCCCGctgaacttatttttaaaatgtttccatttaaaTTTACAATTAAGTATATCTTTAACACAGCTAATCTCTTCTCCATAGGATACGGTGTGTATTGTACTTTGTAATGATATAacctgtttattttctctttccctatGCTTCCTGGatttctactttccctctgatttTTCTTGCTTGTTTTATCTACCAAGCTTATTGACTTCAGTAATTCAGTGAAGGTACAAAACTAGTTATGTACTTACTAGCATTCTTTATTGACgacttcaataaattttaaaattatgacaaaatCCAGTTCATCCACTTTCAAGGCAGACATAAGACCAGACAGATGAACTTTTCTGGGGAAAAGATCTGTTAAACTAGAAGACAAAGAGTTGTGCCATATATTCTCATAAAATTCAGTACAAATATCCTCCCAAACACGGGACAGTAGGATACATTCATTCTTTGTAAATGTGATCTCACTGACATTTTCAATTCATTTGTAGGATTCCAAAGCCTATTTCCATATTCTCAATCAAATTGCAccaaaaggacaaaaagaaggTGAACCACGGATAGATATTAACATGTCAGGTTTCAATGTAAGTAGaggtgtttctttttcattttaccaTCGTACAAAAttattgtcaatttttttataaCTACAAGAATGTTTATAATTATATGTAGTGGTATTGACagttttaagtattatttttaaattgctgtaCTTGTCATTCAGAGGCAGAAAGACTAGCTTTGAtttatttcaagattttattAGTGAGATACATAATTATGGTGGTATTGGTTTATAATGgatggcataaaatattcaaagcaaatATTAGAGAATAAGTACTGACCTTTCCTGAATATTTGGATCACAACCACAGTGATAGATTTAATAActtcatatttgtgtgtgtgtgtgtgtgtgtgtgtgtgtaatatatatattactcctGTGTTGAGAATATGTTTCCAAACTCCTGATCCATGAAATACATTTTGGGGAACTACAGTCATGAGCCATGTTCTTGGTTACATCGTTAATTTATTCAATGATTCAATGATCTGGAACAACTTTCTTCCCAAAACCGGATCTCACTTTGTTCACCCACAAAGTAAGGAGTTGGGCTAGACTGTTTAGTGTCAGGTTTCTAGGATCCTGTCATACTTTATACCTATTAGATATGGAATGCATTCTTCTAATCTTAAAAATCCACATTTCTAGCCTATTATGCAGTAGGATTGAGTAGATTACACTGGCTAAACCATTTATGCTGCCCTTACAAGAAAAGAATTTGTGACTAACTTGATCGCTTATATTTCTGTCTATATGTTAAATATGAAACTCTTAGACTCAGGCCATTCTTGGTACAGATGAGACACCATCCTGTGCACTAAGGAAGAAGGGTGCCTGGGTAAATGGCAGCACTATACTACTAATGGTTTTTGATTCTGAAAAAGTTCTTCAGTCAGTCCTCCCTGAttgatctttctctgtctccaccCTCCAGAATCCTTCTAGGATTCCCCATTGATTCTAGAGTTCAGTCTGAAATGTCCTGCTTAGCATTTTAaggcccctccttctctcctagCCAGTGTTACTTCCCCCCTAGTCTGTACCCACCAAACACTCATTTTAGATATCTCAGAGCCTTTGTTCACACTTTACGCTTGTTTTTTCAGTGTCTTTCATCTTTTAGCCCTAGACCTTCTTTAggacttaattttaaaatctgaatgaacagttttaactttttcttggGTTTAGCATGGGAGATGTAATCCACGTTGAGTCTAATGTACCTGTCTTTAAATATGTGATCTGGTGCCATCTAGGGTATTTTCAAAGGTACTGCAAATGGAGAacagccaactttttttttttttttcatttaaaacaattttgtgataAGTACCGTATGTtgtccaggaaaaagaagaatcatATCGTAAggaaacatttctatatttttggtATGGCCTCTTAAAATGTCTTCTTTTACTTCAACAGGAAACAGATGATTTGAAGAGAGCCGAGAGTATGCTTCAACAAGCAGACAAATTAGGTTGCAGACAGTTTGTTACCCCTGCTGATGTTGTCAGTGGAAACCCCAAACTGAATTTAGCCTTTGTGGCTAACCTGTTTAATAAGTATCCAGCACTAACTAAACCAGAGAACCAGGATATTGACTGGACTCTATTAGAAGGTAACTAAAAGTTTTTCGAATTCTAATTAGTGGAGCTGCAGAGCAGAAATATTCAAGCCACGATGACTTCATAATCTTGACTTACTAAATTTCCTTATCTACTTTTCCTTAGTAAACATGTGCTAGAAGTAGACTCAAGGACTAAGTAAAAAATGACAGCTAACAGAAACGGATGATACAACGGAacttttaaagcaggggtccccaactttttacacagtgggccagttcactgtccctcagactgttggagggctggactataaaaaaaaatgaacacatccctatgcacactgcacatatcttattttaaagtaaaaaaacaaaacgggaacaaatacaatatttaaaataacaagtaaatttaaatcaacaaactgaccaatatttcaataggaactatggggcctgcttttggctaatgagatggtcaatgtccggttccatatttgtcactgctagccgaaACAAGTGATATGACGGCTTCCATAGCCGTTacgcgtgcgtcctgcgtcaccggaagtagtactatacgtgAGCCACACTGCGCTTTGCGGATGCATCCtgtgatcctctcactgaccaccaatgaaagaggtgccccttccggaagtgtggcgggggccggataaatggcctcagggggccacagtttggggacccctgttttaaagtaaAGTAATCTAAGACCACTCAGTTTAAGTCCCCTTAGTAAACCAGtatcttattttaatattttagagttAGATCACTTTTTAAACCTCCAGAAAAGTGCACATCTGCATAAAATTTGACCTATAACTTTACAATATTTATGTTTCATTCTTCCACAGTCAGACTAACTAGAACTAGCTCCCTGTTCTTTTCACACCCActtactaaaaaaagaataataatgtatGGTAATTATTTAAGTTTGGGGAAGAAAGTTTACCTTTTCCAggctatatatgtataaaatgtagtatttaaaaattaacaagtaTAAATAGTAGTTGTTGAAAATCCATTGGCATTACTATgtaatttgtaaattttatgCTTTTGAGGTTTCAAGTAATTTGTTGCTTTAATATATGCATGTAAAGGAAGCATTCATGTGTAGTTcagtgaacacaatacaatatacagatgatttttatagaattgtataactgaaacctatataattttattaatcaatgtcatcccaataaattcaataaaatttttaaatgaaaaaataaaaatgggtagAGTGAAGACTTAAATTAATATGAATATAGGTTTGTATGACcagaacaaattttttaaaacatgtacagACTACACTTGATAATATCAGTTACTTTGAAGTACAGGGACTTAGGGAGATATTAAGGAAGAATTAGAGGGGGGTAAAAGATTATCAAAAGTTCCTAAATGTTTAAATTGCTTAACTGGTTATAAGAAGGTTATAGTCTTTGATTTTAAAGTAaactaacaaattttaaaaataagcatgtgTCCAGAGAAAATGTATTTAGAGAGAATGCTTGGAGACTCATATTGGAGAAAACCTCTAGATCTGTAGAGAAGAAATAATCTTATATATTGCTTGACATTATGTGCATATATTCAAAGtatttaatgaatatataaaatttgtgAATATTCTTAATAGGAGAAACTCGTGAAGAAAGAACCTTCCGTAACTGGATGAACTCGCTTGGTGTTAACCCCCATGTAAACCATCTCTACGCGTAAGCCTTCCTACTGTATTGTAAATAGTAACAATCACGAATGGGTCTACACAAATAATTATAGCtctaaacattttctaaatgttaGTTTGTAGTGATTATTTATATTGGAAAATGTTGAGTCATGACTTCTGTTAATCATTTTCCACATACACAAATGCACAAATTATTTCTTTACACTGCCATCAACTCTAAGTGACAGAATGCATAAATGTCTTTCTGGTGAGAGATACTCTAATTGGAGACAAAGATCAGTGAATAccttaggccaggggttgggaaacttttcggctgagagagccatgaacgccacatattttaaactgtaattccgtgagagccatacaatgacctgtgtacgttacgcattatccaataaaaatttggtgttgtcccggaggacagctgtgattgtctccagccacccgcaaccatgaacgtgagcggtaggaaatgaatggattgtaatacgtgagaatattttatatttttatcgtTATTATCTTTttgattaaagatttgtctgtgagccagatgcagctatcaaaagagccacatctggctcatgagccataggtttccgacccctgccttaggcagACCATTCATGATACTTGGGGGCCTttgtgctctctctgctctctcagccTGGAATGTTCTTTTCCACATCTAATGCCTCACTCCCTTACTATATTCAAACCACTGACTCAGGTCAACACTGATTCAGGTGTTGACCCCCACCTGCCACTTTCTAACCCCTAACTCTAGCTCTTCTTTTCCCATAATATTTAGATCCATACCCCCAAAGTATATCCATTTGCCCATGTACTTGTCTTTTGTCTGTCTCGCTCTCTGACTCTAATGTAAAACCAGGGATTTTTATCCTATGTGCCAGCTTCTAGAACAGTGTCTTGCAAAACACTAAGCTCTTTCAGTAAATAGTTTTTAAGTGAATCGGATGGTCTTAGCTCTATGTTCATCATAGATTGATAGAATATATGTCTTGGACATTATCTGTGATTTTATATATCTTGTTTGACagtatttgttattgtttttaagaaaacaaaacccaagctGTCTGAAAGcactaattaaattatttttaaatcattagtgACCTGCAAGATGCCTTGGTAATCTTACAGTTGTATGAACGAATTAAAGTTCCTGTTGACTGGAGTAAGGTTAATAAACCTCCATACCCAAAACTTGGAGCCAACATGAAAAAGGTAGATAATTAAGTTGCCACATATCTTTATTagagattatttttcttctaaatttgtttcttttgtttggaaATCTCTTAACTCTGAGTTTCTTGCAGACAGGAACTTatgtgtcttatttatttttgtttgctaagCACCAGACATCGTACATGTATACAGATTAAACAAATGCAAATCTTAAACCATTTACTTCTGTGTGTTTGCAGCTAGAAAACTGCAACTACGCTGTTGAATTAGGGAAGCATCCTGCCAAATTCTCCCTGGTTGGCATTGGAGGGCAGGACCTGAATGATGGAAACCAAACCCTGACTTTAGCTTTAGTCTGGCAGCTGATGAGAAGGTATGATACCCAGTTTTAGCAGTTTAATTTTCACTCTAATACAGGTCTGTGATCTagtccttttttttaagatttttatttattgatttttacagaggaagggcgggggagcaagaagcatcaattcacagttgcTCCACTTAGTccattaattgcttcttgtatgtgccttgactcagtgagcccagggtttctaactggtgcCTCAGCATTCCAccttgatgctctagccactgcaccaccacaggccaggcatctaGTCCTATTATTTTTAAGCAAACATGTCACTGATTATacctttgaaatttttgtatttaGACCCTGAAATGAGCTTAAGTAATGAATAGATATTGGGTGTTCTGTGGGACATGATGCCTCCTTGAAAGTTGAAGAACAGAACTGGGAATATTTCCTTGTCTCATGGGAAACCTGACCCATAGACCTGAGCCTCATCTAGtgtcagtgaataaaaaaaaatagtcagcAAAAATTATGAACATCCCATGTATCCATTTGAAAAAGATCTCTTAATTATAATGCTGAAAAGCATTTATAATGATTGGTTACCAGCCAAAGCATAGCTTATTTTAAGACATTACCACTGGACTAGTACAAACTGGGCCTGCTGTCaactgttaggcttgctcattaAAGCACTGAGAACGTtgagccccaccaccaccaccaccactactcaCTACTGCAGAGGGTGGATCAGGAGCAAGCCCCTtctacttgaattttttttccgTATAGGGTGACTCTCTTTccatgaaatttttaaaagtttttcaaacttaaagaataaaaaaatggaaaataaaacatcttcctaatgtttagatttttttctcataaagtAGATTGGGAccttttcttctgcttcttcttttaGATATACCCTCAATGTGCTGGAAGATCTTGGAGACGGTCAGAAAGCTAATGACGACATCATTGTAAGCTGGGTGAACAGAACATTGAGTGAAGCCGGAAAATCAACTTCCATTCAGAGTTTTAAGGTGATGATGGGTGACTAGTAAACATTACGTTTGCTGGAAAGTATCTGTAATTTTGGAACGACAACCTTTGGTTTCTTTGTGAGTGAGAATGATCATTGGACTCATGGAAAGATTCTCTTTTAATTCTCTGGGCTTTCGTTTTGGCAACTTTATGTAAGTaccaggggtcctcgggttacaacacagttccaatCCTACAACTGTGATGTACCCCAAATTTTGGTGTGAGTCAAAACACACCTTAGCCTTAGTCACTTAcgtatcctaacacagttgtaaaatcctaatctagaacataaaaacacaactaagccacagaaaaaggaaaagaacataaatatactacactgtacactgtactgcttATTCTTCTGCTGcccacaaccaaactagtttgcccatgtagtccataagtacaatgctaatggcataagcataaacactcacgtctcaacttttatagtttttatgagagtgagcacTGTAAACTTGAAACGTTGTAGTAGAGACTGTGGTAACCCGAGAACCCCCTGTAatcatactttttttgttttgttttgtttttgttcctttgaagtgaaaggaggggagatagagagacagactcccacatgtgccccaaccaggatctatccGGCAACCCCGGTCTGGAGCCAACACTCAGACTaaccgagttatcctcagcacccagggctgatgctcggatcatccgagccactggctgtagtaggggaagagagagagaagggggagagaggggaagagatggggaagagaagcagatgatcgcttctcatgtgtgccctgaccagggatcaaacccggaaTGTCTGTACCACACGTTTTACATAttgaaatttgtatatattgaaattcttagatttttttccccatcctTTTACACTAGGACAAGACGATCAGCTCTAGTTTGGCAGTTGTGGATTTAATTGATGCCATCCAGCCAGGCTGCATAAATTATGACCTTGTTAAGAGCGGCAATCTAACAGAAGATGACAAGCACAATAATGCCAAGTAAGGGATACTGCACGATATCCTGGCGGGCGAGAGCCGGGTAGATCTTTATTCTCATTCAGATTTTGCCAGTCAAGAACTCTGTTACCTGGGGGAAACCTCTTTGAGCCTGAGAGTCCTCCtcagtaaaatgggaacaataataaTGACCTTCGAGATTTTGAAATGCATGAAATATATGAGTCTAGAATTGTGCCTGACTTAGTAGTTGCTAATCAGTTGTTGCTTTAGTGGATTACATAAATAATGTAGTGTACatatatgttgttgttgttgtttaatgcAACTCAGCTACAAACTTACAATAAGGGGGAAATGAGCTAAGGATAATCAGGCCTTAGATAAGAGTATTCTTctgcttcactttttaaaaacacagtgtCCTCTGATGTCTCTTTTACTGTACATCGATCACTCTGACTACATATGTTGAGCTTATTAACTTGCTCCATAAATGGGCAGGATGCTTAACCCTCAGCTGAAAATGTGCTTTGGAAGCTTCCTActcatctcttcccttcttcACCAGAGACCTTGACTGTGACCTGGTTTCATGGGCAGTCCCTGTGGAGCTTCACTAACATACACTGTAAATGTGCCCAGAGTAGGGTGTCATAGGCTAGCTAAGAAGCATTACTGTGATAAAGATTCCtcttctaaaacagtggtccccaacgcctgggccacggaccaatactggtccgtgggtcatttggtactggtctgcagagaaagaataaataactcacattatttccattttatttatatttaagtctgaacaatgttttgttttttaaaaatgaccagattccctgttacatccgtctaagattcactcttgatgcttgtctcggtcacgtgatacatttatctgtcccaccctaaaggctggtccatgaaaat from Saccopteryx leptura isolate mSacLep1 chromosome X, mSacLep1_pri_phased_curated, whole genome shotgun sequence includes:
- the PLS3 gene encoding plastin-3, which produces MDEMAATQISKDELDELKEAFAKVDLNSNGFICDYELHELFKEANMPLPGYKVREIIQKLMLDGDRNKDGKISFDEFVYIFQEVKSSDIAKTFRKAINRKEGICALGGTSELSSEGTQHSYSEEEKYAFVNWINKALENDPDCRHVIPMNPNTDDLFKAVGDGIVLCKMINLSVPDTIDERAINKKKLTPFIIQENLNLALNSASAIGCHVVNIGAEDLRAGKPHLVLGLLWQIIKIGLFADIELSRNEALAALLRDGETLEELMKLSPEELLLRWANFHLENSGWQKINNFSADIKDSKAYFHILNQIAPKGQKEGEPRIDINMSGFNETDDLKRAESMLQQADKLGCRQFVTPADVVSGNPKLNLAFVANLFNKYPALTKPENQDIDWTLLEGETREERTFRNWMNSLGVNPHVNHLYADLQDALVILQLYERIKVPVDWSKVNKPPYPKLGANMKKLENCNYAVELGKHPAKFSLVGIGGQDLNDGNQTLTLALVWQLMRRYTLNVLEDLGDGQKANDDIIVSWVNRTLSEAGKSTSIQSFKDKTISSSLAVVDLIDAIQPGCINYDLVKSGNLTEDDKHNNAKYAVSMARRIGARVYALPEDLVEVKPKMVMTVFACLMGRGMKRV